One genomic region from Granulicatella adiacens ATCC 49175 encodes:
- a CDS encoding O-antigen ligase family protein has protein sequence MKLLTIIGKIKRFSNQDLALYLLIISSFLPFYLFLTLFGLYIILLAFTGKLTQVLKDLVSHPFLLTFIGFSFAVSMVSGNYIGAVISIGFLMYAIFFNYYQRRLTPDFFHIVLQTILLLSIFAAGFAFLEHYEIVHKFNYTFLSPKMQVWHQNRAEVTFFNPNYYGIICCFCIMIAFYLLSITKSWFWKFIGAVAIGINLFGLSFTQNRTAFPAIICGAIIYLFTTIRNSKAFWLSIAAFGIGLMFLFSNDIGVRMGTLDSSMEERISIWNSGMVLFKQNPWFGEGPLTYLHSFARIGARYHEHAHSLYIDTLSSYGIIGTLLLAIASFKPVRMILEMSRDPKKRPIVGLYVSLIVVLFVHGIFDVAILWVQSAFLFLLVMTSIPMWLKQEENKMSHE, from the coding sequence ATGAAACTACTAACGATTATCGGAAAAATAAAACGATTCTCGAACCAGGACTTAGCACTATACTTACTCATTATTAGTAGCTTCCTTCCGTTTTATTTATTCCTAACATTGTTTGGCTTATATATCATACTTCTTGCCTTTACCGGGAAATTAACACAAGTTCTAAAAGACCTCGTGTCACACCCATTTTTACTAACATTCATTGGATTTAGCTTTGCCGTTTCGATGGTGTCTGGAAACTATATTGGGGCTGTAATCTCAATTGGCTTTTTGATGTATGCTATATTTTTCAATTATTATCAAAGGCGATTGACACCGGACTTTTTCCATATTGTTCTGCAGACCATCTTACTACTTAGCATTTTTGCCGCTGGATTTGCATTTTTAGAACACTACGAAATCGTTCATAAATTTAACTACACATTCCTATCTCCGAAGATGCAAGTATGGCACCAAAACCGTGCCGAAGTAACCTTCTTTAACCCGAATTATTACGGAATCATTTGTTGCTTCTGTATTATGATTGCCTTCTACTTACTTAGCATCACAAAGAGTTGGTTCTGGAAGTTCATTGGTGCTGTTGCGATTGGAATTAATCTATTTGGTCTCAGCTTCACTCAAAATAGAACGGCTTTCCCAGCGATTATCTGTGGAGCCATTATTTATCTCTTTACAACGATTCGAAACTCAAAAGCATTCTGGCTCAGTATTGCTGCTTTTGGAATTGGTCTGATGTTCCTCTTCTCTAACGATATTGGAGTTCGTATGGGAACCCTTGATTCATCTATGGAAGAGCGGATTTCAATTTGGAATTCAGGGATGGTTCTCTTTAAACAAAATCCATGGTTTGGGGAAGGGCCTCTAACTTACTTGCACAGTTTTGCAAGAATCGGTGCTCGCTACCATGAACACGCACATAGTTTATATATTGATACACTTTCAAGCTACGGAATTATTGGAACATTGCTTCTTGCAATTGCTTCTTTTAAACCTGTTCGTATGATTTTAGAAATGAGTCGCGATCCGAAGAAACGTCCAATCGTTGGACTCTATGTGTCACTTATCGTTGTACTTTTCGTACATGGCATATTCGATGTGGCCATTCTTTGGGTACAAAGTGCATTCCTATTCTTATTAGTGATGACAAGTATCCCAATGTGGCTAAAACAAGAAGAAAATAAAATGTCCCATGAATAG
- the gpmA gene encoding 2,3-diphosphoglycerate-dependent phosphoglycerate mutase, which produces MKLVFVRHGESEWNALNLFTGWSDVELTAKGEEEAHHAGKVLRSLGIQFDHVYLSVLKRAIHTGHIVLSELNQDYLPETKSWRLNERHYGALQGLNKQETREKYGDEQVLLWRRSYDVMPPLLSEEEAAKQAQDPRYKHLQVKDLPQGETLKTTLERVLPIWQDKIAVDLLDGKNVLVVAHGNSLRSLVKYLLNLSEDEILKFEIPTGTPLVFDLDENLQVKEYHFEK; this is translated from the coding sequence ATGAAATTAGTATTTGTTCGACATGGAGAAAGTGAATGGAATGCCCTCAATTTATTTACTGGTTGGAGCGATGTGGAGTTAACTGCTAAAGGGGAAGAAGAAGCCCATCACGCAGGAAAAGTACTACGTTCATTAGGCATTCAATTTGATCATGTGTATTTATCCGTATTAAAAAGAGCTATCCATACAGGTCATATCGTCTTGTCTGAATTAAATCAAGACTATTTACCAGAAACGAAGAGTTGGCGATTAAATGAACGACATTATGGAGCCTTACAAGGACTAAACAAACAAGAAACCCGTGAAAAATACGGCGATGAACAAGTGTTGCTTTGGAGACGTTCATATGACGTGATGCCTCCGCTTCTTAGCGAAGAAGAAGCTGCTAAACAAGCGCAAGATCCACGCTACAAACATTTACAAGTGAAGGATCTTCCTCAAGGGGAAACATTGAAAACAACTTTAGAACGCGTGCTTCCGATTTGGCAAGATAAGATTGCGGTGGATTTACTAGATGGTAAGAATGTTTTAGTTGTTGCGCATGGAAATTCTCTACGTAGTTTAGTGAAATATTTATTGAATCTTAGTGAAGACGAAATTTTGAAATTTGAAATCCCAACAGGGACACCACTTGTATTTGATTTAGACGAAAATCTACAAGTAAAAGAATATCATTTTGAGAAATAA